A genomic region of Pogona vitticeps strain Pit_001003342236 chromosome 15, PviZW2.1, whole genome shotgun sequence contains the following coding sequences:
- the LOC110081058 gene encoding lysosomal acid glucosylceramidase isoform X1: MGSRAAGLWVSFFLLQMATGVMSSQPCEKKYFGRDAMVCVCNRTYCDAQDPVSLPPAGSYVMYESSKSGSRLERSEGRFQNKTFTPDLLLVLETAQRYQVIKGFGGSITDSVAINVLSLTPDTQDNLLRSYFSDQGIEYNLLRMPMASCDFSVRLYTYDDWPYDFELQNFSLVDEDVKMKIPLVHRARAMSKKNISLCASPWTSPLWMRTNKEWKGKGSLLGQAGDRYHKTWANYFVRFLDEYAKHDVTFWAVTAENEPSAGLIDNYPFQSLGFTPEQQRDFIALDLGPALANSSHKAVRLIILDDNRIHLPNWAKVVLSEDSQARRYVHGIATHWYLDFIAPIADTVAITHQLFPDYFLISTEACIGSHFWERDVILGSWDRGNQYSRNILENLNNHVVGWIDWNLALDLEGGPNWVQNYVDSPIIVDVANDMFYKQPMFYHMAHFSKFIPEGSQRVGLRVEKKCFGCSLEHVAALRPDGSAVVVVLNRSGSKVPFAISDTGRLIVTQIPANSIQTYLWRRE; encoded by the exons ATGGGGTCCAGGGCAGCCGGCCTTTGGGTTTCCTTCTTCTTACTCCAGATGGCGACCGGCGTGATGA gcAGCCAGCCCTGCGAAAAGAAATATTTCGGCCGTGACGCCATGGTCTGCGTTTGCAACCGCACCTACTGTGACGCGCAGGATCCGGTCTCCCTTCCTCCCGCCGGCTCCTACGTCATGTACGAAAGCAGCAAATCCGGCAGCCGGTTGGAAAGAAGTGAAGGAAGGTTCCAGAACAAGACCTTCACCCCAG ATCTCCTCTTGGTTCTGGAGACGGCCCAGCGGTACCAAGTGATCAAGGGCTTCGGCGGCTCCATCACCGATTCGGTGGCCATCAACGTCCTCTCTCTCACGCCGGATACACAGGACAACCTGCTGCGCTCCTATTTCTCAGACCAGG GGATTGAGTACAACCTCCTGCGCATGCCGATGGCGAGCTGCGATTTTTCCGTCCGCCTCTACACGTACGACGACTGGCCGTACGATTTCGAGCTGCAGAATTTCAGCTTGGTCGACGAGGACGTCAAGATGAAG atCCCCCTGGTTCACCGGGCTCGGGCGATGTCCAAGAAAAATATCTCTCTCTGCGCCAGTCCGTGGACGTCTCCGCTGTGGATGAGGACCAATAAGGAGTGGAAGGGGAAAGGGTCCCTTCTGGGGCAGGCGGGGGATCGGTACCACAAAACGTGGGCCAATTACTTCGTCAG GTTTCTGGACGAATACGCGAAGCACGATGTGACTTTCTGGGCCGTGACCGCCGAGAACGAACCCAGCGCGGGGTTGATCGACAATTATCCCTTCCAGTCGTTGGGTTTCACGCCCGAGCAGCAGCGTGACTTCATTGCTCTGGATCTGGGCCCGGCCTTGGCTAACAGTTCGCACAAAGCCGTCCGTCTGATCATTCTGGACGACAACCGGATACATCTGCCCAATTGGGCCAAGGTG GTGCTGAGCGAAGATAGCCAGGCCCGCCGATACGTCCACGGCATTGCCACCCACTGGTACCTCGACTTCATTGCCCCCATCGCTGACACGGTGGCCATCACCCACCAGCTTTTTCCGGACTACTTCCTGATTTCCACCGAAGCGTGTATCGGATCCCATTTTTGGGAGAGGGACGTGATCCTCGGCTCCTGGGATCGGGGGAATCAATACAGCCGGAACATTTTGGAG AATCTGAACAACCACGTCGTCGGGTGGATTGATTGGAACTTGGCTCTGGATTTAGAAGGGGGCCCCAACTGGGTCCAGAACTACGTGGACAGCCCCATCATTGTGGACGTGGCCAATGACATGTTCTACAAGCAGCCCATGTTCTACCACATGGCCCATTTCAG CAAGTTCATCCCGGAAGGCTCGCAGCGCGTCGGCCTGAGAGTCGAGAAGAAATGCTTTGGGTGCAGCTTGGAGCACGTGGCTGCCCTTCGACCTGACGGATCCGCCGTGGTGGTCGTCCTGAATCG GTCCGGCTCCAAAGTCCCGTTTGCGATTTCCGACACCGGGCGCCTGATCGTGACTCAGATCCCGGCGAATTCCATCCAGACGTATCTGTGGAGGCGTGAATAA
- the LOC110081058 gene encoding lysosomal acid glucosylceramidase isoform X2 → MGSRAAGLWVSFFLLQMATGVMSSQPCEKKYFGRDAMVCVCNRTYCDAQDPVSLPPAGSYVMYESSKSGSRLERSEGRFQNKTFTPDLLLVLETAQRYQVIKGFGGSITDSVAINVLSLTPDTQDNLLRSYFSDQGIEYNLLRMPMASCDFSVRLYTYDDWPYDFELQNFSLVDEDVKMKIPLVHRARAMSKKNISLCASPWTSPLWMRTNKEWKGKGSLLGQAGDRYHKTWANYFVRFLDEYAKHDVTFWAVTAENEPSAGLIDNYPFQSLGFTPEQQRDFIALDLGPALANSSHKAVRLIILDDNRIHLPNWAKVVLSEDSQARRYVHGIATHWYLDFIAPIADTVAITHQLFPDYFLISTEACIGSHFWERDVILGSWDRGNQYSRNILENLNNHVVGWIDWNLALDLEGGPNWVQNYVDSPIIVDVANDMFYKQPMFYHMAHFSCPAVRSFPVSSPPLCFAMLCCFRPTTSLWMNDLQKLLL, encoded by the exons ATGGGGTCCAGGGCAGCCGGCCTTTGGGTTTCCTTCTTCTTACTCCAGATGGCGACCGGCGTGATGA gcAGCCAGCCCTGCGAAAAGAAATATTTCGGCCGTGACGCCATGGTCTGCGTTTGCAACCGCACCTACTGTGACGCGCAGGATCCGGTCTCCCTTCCTCCCGCCGGCTCCTACGTCATGTACGAAAGCAGCAAATCCGGCAGCCGGTTGGAAAGAAGTGAAGGAAGGTTCCAGAACAAGACCTTCACCCCAG ATCTCCTCTTGGTTCTGGAGACGGCCCAGCGGTACCAAGTGATCAAGGGCTTCGGCGGCTCCATCACCGATTCGGTGGCCATCAACGTCCTCTCTCTCACGCCGGATACACAGGACAACCTGCTGCGCTCCTATTTCTCAGACCAGG GGATTGAGTACAACCTCCTGCGCATGCCGATGGCGAGCTGCGATTTTTCCGTCCGCCTCTACACGTACGACGACTGGCCGTACGATTTCGAGCTGCAGAATTTCAGCTTGGTCGACGAGGACGTCAAGATGAAG atCCCCCTGGTTCACCGGGCTCGGGCGATGTCCAAGAAAAATATCTCTCTCTGCGCCAGTCCGTGGACGTCTCCGCTGTGGATGAGGACCAATAAGGAGTGGAAGGGGAAAGGGTCCCTTCTGGGGCAGGCGGGGGATCGGTACCACAAAACGTGGGCCAATTACTTCGTCAG GTTTCTGGACGAATACGCGAAGCACGATGTGACTTTCTGGGCCGTGACCGCCGAGAACGAACCCAGCGCGGGGTTGATCGACAATTATCCCTTCCAGTCGTTGGGTTTCACGCCCGAGCAGCAGCGTGACTTCATTGCTCTGGATCTGGGCCCGGCCTTGGCTAACAGTTCGCACAAAGCCGTCCGTCTGATCATTCTGGACGACAACCGGATACATCTGCCCAATTGGGCCAAGGTG GTGCTGAGCGAAGATAGCCAGGCCCGCCGATACGTCCACGGCATTGCCACCCACTGGTACCTCGACTTCATTGCCCCCATCGCTGACACGGTGGCCATCACCCACCAGCTTTTTCCGGACTACTTCCTGATTTCCACCGAAGCGTGTATCGGATCCCATTTTTGGGAGAGGGACGTGATCCTCGGCTCCTGGGATCGGGGGAATCAATACAGCCGGAACATTTTGGAG AATCTGAACAACCACGTCGTCGGGTGGATTGATTGGAACTTGGCTCTGGATTTAGAAGGGGGCCCCAACTGGGTCCAGAACTACGTGGACAGCCCCATCATTGTGGACGTGGCCAATGACATGTTCTACAAGCAGCCCATGTTCTACCACATGGCCCATTTCAG TTGCCCCGCTGTTCGTTCCTTTCCTGTCTCATCGCCCCCGCTTTGCTTTGCGATGTTGTGTTGCTTCCGACCGACAACGAGCCTTTGGATGAATGACCTCCAGAAACTCCTGTTGTGA